One window of Salvelinus fontinalis isolate EN_2023a chromosome 19, ASM2944872v1, whole genome shotgun sequence genomic DNA carries:
- the LOC129816374 gene encoding ORM1-like protein 1 isoform X2, whose amino-acid sequence MNVGVAHSEVNPNTRVMNSRGIWLTYALGVGMLHIVLLSIPFFSVPVVWTLTNVIHNFGMYVFMHAVKGTPFETPDQGKARLLTHWEQLDYGVQFTSSRKFFTISPIILYFLASFYTKYDTTHFVINTASLLSVLIPKLPQLHGVRIFGINKY is encoded by the exons ATGAATGTTGGCGTAGCGCACAGTGAGGTGAACCCCAACACTCGGGTCATGAACAGTCGAGGGATCTGGCTCACCTATGCCCTTGGTGTTGGAATGCTTCACATTGTGCTCTTGAGCATACCCTTCTTCAGTGTACCTGTGGTGTGGACTCTCACAAATGTTATACACAATTTT GGGATGTATGTCTTCATGCATGCAGTGAAAGGCACTCCGTTTGAGACCCCAGACCAAGGCAAAGCCCGGCTCCTGACACATTGGGAACAGTTGGACTACGGCGTGCAGTTCACATCATCCAGAAAATTCTTCACCATCTCCCCAATCATTTT ATATTTTCTTGCAAGTTTCTACACGAAGTACGACACAACACACTTTGTCATAAACACTGCTTCCCTTTTGAGTGTGCTGATCCCCAAATTGCCACAACTACACGGAGTCCGCATCTTTGGCATCAACAAGTATTAA
- the adat3 gene encoding LOW QUALITY PROTEIN: probable inactive tRNA-specific adenosine deaminase-like protein 3 (The sequence of the model RefSeq protein was modified relative to this genomic sequence to represent the inferred CDS: inserted 2 bases in 1 codon; substituted 2 bases at 2 genomic stop codons), giving the protein MEPQSKRIKXSECDIDSWFAYPVLSNFHSHDAELIEAFAAPIVNKKETSRLIKELATMYPLPGLTHIXRVRACKDKGNPHPLEIIVCLASDAPDFDCSKDMHISDLPSSGRINCVGLGDLFLVKTPACPPLTRSKFEQARKHWPTYXEDKQLTALKGQLFTSSMKAKMQDYMMVAVAAARAGQVRCMEAVGAAVVEPEAVRIVTVGHDCWKGVHPLNHTVMVCIDLVTRGQHGGAYTHDKYPACQFVLWDISGDSSPSEIHGATTMPTCGVLRDKDSAEESGQLYICTRNNLYVT; this is encoded by the exons ATGGAGCCACAGTCCAAACGCATCAAATAATCTGAGTGTGACATAGACTCCTGGTTCGCTTATCCTGTGCTGTCCAACTTTCACTCACATGACGCTGAGCTAATCGAGGCCTTTGCAGCTCCCATCGTCAACAAGAAAGAAACCTCTCGTTTGATAAAGGAGTTAGCCACAATGTACCCGTTACCTGGACTGACGCACAT GAGAGTACGGGCATGCAAGGATAAGGGCAACCCTCACCCTCTGGAGATCATTGTATGCCTTGCCAGTGATGCACCAGACTTTGACTGCAGTAAGGACATGCACATATCTGATCTGCCGTCCTCAGGTAGAATAAACTGTGTTGGTCTAGGGGACCTTTTCCTGGTCAAGACACCAGCATGCCCTCCTTTGACCAGATCAAAGTTTGAGCAGGCCAGGAAACACTGGCCCACCTATTAGGAGGACAAGCAACTGACGGCGCTGAAAGGCCAGCTGTTCACCTCCTCTATGAAAGCCAAGATGCAGGACTACATGATGGTTGCTGTGGCTGCAGCAAGAGCAGGGCAGGTGAGATGCATGGAGGCTGTGGGGGCTGCGGTCGTTGAGCCAGAGGCAGTGAGGATTGTCACTGTGGGACATGACTGCTGGAAAGGCGTTCACCCACTTAATCACACTGTCATGGTCTGCATTGACCTTGTGACACGTGGGCAGCATGGTGGGGCCTACACCCATGATAAGTACCCCGCCTGCCAGTTTGTTTTGTGGGACATTTCGGGTGACTCCTCACCCTCTGAAATACATGGCGCCACCACCATGCCAACCTGTGGTGTCCTGCGGGACAAGGACAGTGCAGAGGAGAGCGGTCAGCTGTACATCTGCACCCGGAACAACCTGTATGTAACTTGA
- the LOC129816374 gene encoding ORM1-like protein 1 isoform X1, which produces MNVGVAHSEVNPNTRVMNSRGIWLTYALGVGMLHIVLLSIPFFSVPVVWTLTNVIHNFGMYVFMHAVKGTPFETPDQGKARLLTHWEQLDYGVQFTSSRKFFTISPIILYVASRHLEQEIFSCKFLHEVRHNTLCHKHCFPFECADPQIATTTRSPHLWHQQVLS; this is translated from the exons ATGAATGTTGGCGTAGCGCACAGTGAGGTGAACCCCAACACTCGGGTCATGAACAGTCGAGGGATCTGGCTCACCTATGCCCTTGGTGTTGGAATGCTTCACATTGTGCTCTTGAGCATACCCTTCTTCAGTGTACCTGTGGTGTGGACTCTCACAAATGTTATACACAATTTT GGGATGTATGTCTTCATGCATGCAGTGAAAGGCACTCCGTTTGAGACCCCAGACCAAGGCAAAGCCCGGCTCCTGACACATTGGGAACAGTTGGACTACGGCGTGCAGTTCACATCATCCAGAAAATTCTTCACCATCTCCCCAATCATTTTGTACGTCGCCTCCCGTCATTTAGAACAAGAG ATATTTTCTTGCAAGTTTCTACACGAAGTACGACACAACACACTTTGTCATAAACACTGCTTCCCTTTTGAGTGTGCTGATCCCCAAATTGCCACAACTACACGGAGTCCGCATCTTTGGCATCAACAAGTATTAAGCtga